A region of Lepeophtheirus salmonis chromosome 13, UVic_Lsal_1.4, whole genome shotgun sequence DNA encodes the following proteins:
- the LOC121128207 gene encoding uncharacterized protein: MTGVVESEYILRWNDYSNNFFSCAEELYLRESLTDVTLCVEDRYFDAHRFILSVSSPFFRDLLTKIPRDRHPVVFLKDTPASDIERLLRFMYRGEMRLPHSELESLLETATSLQIRGLTKHQHSPNDNNSTSRVGSSPNRTINGGEERGEDMSTEDQHSSSGISESNAAAIIKSTPHKKRRTACKSPSPPLPVVVSSSRHPASSGSMIHSDDELPERHFLEFKNVLPPRSEVFARNESAGAVSPPRQTESVPILSERSEQMGIIPNQGALAECRNTGTCYFCKKSFMKNKQLMNHVCPIKPKILLQKKSSTSLR, translated from the exons ATGACGGGAGTTGTTGAGAGCGAGTATATTTTGAGGTGGAATgattattctaataattttttctcatgTGCTGAGGAGTTGTACCTACGAGAGTCATTAACGGATGTGACTCTATGTGTAGAGGATCGGTATTTTGATGCACATCGATTTATTCTGTCTGTGTCGAGTCCTTTTTTTAGGGATCTTCTCACAAAGATACCTCGTGATCGTCATCCTGTTGTGTTTCTTAAG GATACCCCTGCTTCGGACATTGAACGACTCCTTCGCTTCATGTATCGAGGAGAAATGAGACTTCCGCATTCAGAACTCGAATCCTTACTTGAAACGGCTACAAGTCTTCAAATAAGAGGCCTCACGAAACATCAACACTCTCCTAATGACAATAATAGCACGTCTCGAGTCGGATCTTCACCCAATAGAACAATCAATGGAGGGGAGGAAAGAGGAGAAGATATGTCTACTGAGGATCAACACTCTTCATCAGGAATAAGCGAATCAAACGCAGCAGCAATAATCAAGAGCACTCCTCATAAAAAACGACGAACTGCCTGCAAGTCTCCGTCGCCTCCTCTCCCCGTAGTCGTTTCATCATCACGACATCCCGCATCATCAGGCTCCATGATTCACTCGGATGATGAGTTACCTGAAAGACACTTTCTGGAGTTTAAAAACGTCCTTCCCCCTCGTTCAGAGGTCTTTGCTCGAAATGAATCTGCAGGCGCCGTCTCCCCTCCTCGACAAACAGAGTCAGTGCCGATTTTGTCGGAAAGGAGTGAGCAGATGGGGATAATACCTAATCAAGGAGCACTGGCAGAATGTCGTAATACAGGGACTTGCTATTTCTGTAAGAAATCTTTTATGAAGAACAAACAACTCATGAATCATGTCTGTCCCATCAAACCAAAGATCCTTTTACAAAAGAAGAGTTCTACCTCACTTCGATGA